One genomic window of Capricornis sumatraensis isolate serow.1 chromosome 15, serow.2, whole genome shotgun sequence includes the following:
- the MMP9 gene encoding matrix metalloproteinase-9, translating into MSPRQPLVLALLVLACCSAAPSPRQPTVVVFPGERRTSLTNRQLAEEYLYRYGYTPAAELSEDGQSLRRALLSFQRRLSLPETGELDSTTLDAMRAPRCGVPDLGGFQTFEGELKWHHHNITYWIQNYSEDLPRDVIDDAFARAFALWSAVTPLTFTRVYGREADIVIQFGIREHGDGYPFDGKNGLLAHAFPPGSGIQGDAHFDDEELWSLGKGVVIPTYFGNAKGAACHFPFTFEGRSYSACTTDGRSDDMLWCSTTADYDADRRFGFCPSERLYTQDGNADGKPCVFPFTFEGRTYSACTSDGRSDGYRWCATTANYDQDKLYGFCPTRVDATVTGGNAAGELCVFPFTFLGKEYSACTREGRNDGHLWCATTSNFDRDKKWGFCPDQGYSLFLVAAHEFGHALGLDHSSVPEALMYPMYRFTEEHPLHRDDVQGIQHLYGPRPKPEPRPPATTTAEPQPTAPPTVCVTGPPTARPSEGPTTGPTGPPAAGPTGPPTAGPSAAPTESPDPAEDVCNVDIFDAIAEIGNRLHFFKAGKYWKLSEGGGRRVQGPFLVKSTWPALPRKLDSAFEDPLTKKIFFFSGHQVWVYTGASVLGPRRLDKLGLGPEVAQVTGALPRPGGKVLLFSGQSFWRFDVKTQKVDPQSVTPVDQMFPGVPISTHDIFQYQEKAYFCQDHFFWRVSSRKEVNQVDYVGYVTFDLLKCPED; encoded by the exons ATGAGCCCCCGGCAGCCCTTGGTCCTGGCACTCCTGGTGCTAGCCTGCTGCTCTGCCGCCCCCAGCCCACGCCAGCCCACCGTTGTGGTCTTCCCAGGAGAACGACGAACCAGCCTCACCAACAGGCAGCTGGCAGAG GAATACCTGTACCGCTATGGCTACACTCCTGCGGCAGAGCTGAGCGAGGACGGCCAGTCCCTGCGGCGAGCTCTGCTGAGCTTCCAGCGGCGCCTGTCCCTGCCCGAGACTGGAGAGCTGGACAGCACCACCCTGGACGCCATGCGAGCCCCGCGCTGCGGCGTCCCAGACCTGGGCGGATTCCAGACCTTTGAGGGCGAACTCAAGTGGCACCATCACAACATCACCTACTG GATCCAAAATTACTCGGAAGACCTGCCGCGCGATGTGATCGACGACGCCTTTGCCCGCGCTTTCGCTCTCTGGAGCGCGGTGACGCCGCTCACCTTCACTCGAGTATACGGCCGCGAAGCCGACATCGTCATCCAGTTTGGTATTAGAG AGCACGGAGATGGGTATCCCTTCGATGGAAAGAACGGGCTCCTGGCACACGCCTTTCCTCCTGGCTCAGGCATTCAGGGAGATGCCCACTTCGACGATGAAGAGTTATGGTCTCTGGGCAAAGGCGTTG TGATCCCGACCTACTTCGGAAACGCGAAGGGCGCCGCCTGCCACTTCCCCTTCACCTTCGAGGGCCGCTCCTACTCCGCCTGCACCACGGACGGCCGTTCCGACGACATGCTTTGGTGCAGCACCACCGCCGACTACGACGCCGACCGCCGGTTCGGCTTCTGCCCCAGCGAGA GACTCTACACCCAGGACGGCAATGCGGACGGCAAGCCCTGCGTCTTCCCGTTCACCTTCGAGGGCCGCACCTACTCCGCCTGTACCTCCGATGGTCGCTCCGACGGCTACCGCTGGTGCGCCACCACCGCTAACTACGACCAGGACAAGCTCTACGGCTTCTGCCCGACCCGAG TCGATGCGACGGTGACCGGGGGCAACGCGGCGGGAGAGCTGTGCGTCTTCCCCTTCACCTTCCTGGGCAAGGAATACTCGGCCTGCACCAGAGAGGGTCGCAATGATGGGCACCTCTGGTGCGCCACCACCTCCAACTTCGACAGAGACAAGAAGTGGGGCTTCTGCCCGGATCAAG GATACAGCCTGTTTCTTGTGGCCGCACACGAGTTTGGCCACGCGCTGGGCTTAGATCACTCCTCCGTGCCAGAGGCGCTCATGTACCCCATGTACAGATTCACCGAGGAGCACCCCCTGCATAGGGACGATGTTCAGGGCATCCAGCATCTGTATG GTCCTCGCCCTAAGCCTGAACCACGGCCTCCGGCCACCACCACCGCAGAACCCCAGCCCACCGCTCCCCCAACGGTCTGCGTCACGGGGCCTCCCACCGCCCGCCCCTCAGAGGGCCCCACTACTGGCCCCACAGGGCCCCCGGCAGCTGGCCCCACGGGTCCTCCCACGGCAGGCCCTTCTGCAGCCCCGACAGAGTCCCCGGATCCAGCGGAGGACGTCTGCAACGTGGACATCTTCGACGCCATCGCGGAGATTGGGAACCGCCTGCATTTCTTCAAGGCTGG GAAGTACTGGAAACTCTCTGAGGGAGGGGGCCGCCGGGTGCAGGGTCCCTTTCTTGTCAAGAGCACGTGGCCTGCGCTGCCCCGCAAGCTGGATTCCGCCTTCGAGGATCCGCTCACCAAGAAGATTTTCTTCTTCTCTG GGCACCAAGTGTGGGTGTACACCGGCGCGTCGGTGCTAGGCCCGAGGCGTCTGGACAAGTTGGGCCTGGGCCCGGAAGTGGCCCAGGTCACCGGGGCCCTCCCGCGCCCTGGGGGTAAGGTGCTGCTGTTCAGCGGGCAGAGCTTCTGGAG GTTCGACGTGAAGACACAGAAGGTGGATCCCCAGAGCGTCACCCCCGTGGACCAGATGTTCCCCGGGGTGCCCATTAGCACGCACGACATCTTTCAGTACCAAG AGAAAGCTTACTTCTGCCAGGATCACTTCTTCTGGCGTGTGAGTTCCCGGAAGGAGGTGAATCAGGTGGACTATGTGGGCTACGTGACCTTCGACCTCCTGAAGTGCCCTGAGGACTAG